One Pieris napi chromosome 22, ilPieNapi1.2, whole genome shotgun sequence genomic region harbors:
- the LOC125060863 gene encoding nucleolar MIF4G domain-containing protein 1 homolog, whose amino-acid sequence MKKKSNPKPRSSLVNSRKTIRKEKRQLKKAHRKEHYLKKKSEPSFSPGKFVKRPVDSSASDVKVKKKVQKPMIHDILDKERKKEIKETEKLKSQMENQRKNMFLKANEDEEKVIKKLEKQLGLNKSKNKNNYFADDGLDYLLEICDRTTSEQIVAAEKHLADVGNDSDFEEDLAVVTGKDLKKDTKKKDLKVESDHSESDVMDIDDESDEELENSDINTKEKSNTDEESLETDENDEDMESDDPEGVLSNDDDEDTGLSDEESDNDTDRENTELAEKKSNSVKCKERVVSEEGISKVFSDDEVSHLSGDDSEMDNNIEEVDTKSKEKPDVWEDIYGRKRDKEGNIIKEEKGVYIPPHLRNKDSGSEKDLAQLKRQVKSVLNKLAGTNLHWASTSIENLYLSNSRNSVNTALTQLWLDVTVSVALTPDRMVAEHAALVSVLHANVGSEIGAHFLEELSKKFDFMMMDPQPVEDKRLDNLVSCLAHLYSFKIYHASLLYDILARLVEDLSEKNIDCVLTALRCVGGVLRKEEPLALKNFIQDTQGKVARMNEKASTGSRIKFLLEVLLAVKNNNLTKIPNYDPSYVEHLKKMCRAIVRKGNYATPLNIRLEDLLRAHERGKWWVVGSAWEGNRPKEEVKTVTNFDQKLLKLAREQRMNTDVRRSIFCVIMSAQDYMDAFEKLQHLGLKGQQEREIVHVLLACCLQEKKYNPYYAVLGQKLCDTDRKYQLSIQYSVWDKIKELDSLSKQSMGNLAQFLIHLIMEKGLALSVLKIIEFSDLNKQSVKFMRQILLAIIMNADLQASLETFHRIAKSPKLHMFRESLRLFIQHFLIKNAGKKSGILSDDEMATLRERSVEVEKILTAYENKLRL is encoded by the exons ATGAAGAAGAAATCTAACCCAAAACCTCGTTCAAGTTTAGTTAACTCACGTAAAACTATTCGAAAAGAGAAAAGACAACTTAAAAAAGCGCACCGTAAGGAACattatctgaaaaaaaaatcggagCCATCATTTTCACCTGGCAAATTTGTAAAAAGACCTGTTGACTCCTCAGCTTCAGATGTTAAAGTTAAG AAAAAAGTACAAAAACCAATGATCCATGATATCCTTgacaaagaaagaaaaaaggaaattaaagAAACTGAAAAACTTAAGTCACAAATGGAGAATCAAaggaaaaatatgtttttaaaggcGAACGAAGATGAGGAAAAAGTTATTAAGAAGTTAGAAAAACAACttggtttaaataaatctaagaataaaaataattattttgctgATGATGGACTGGACT ATCTTTTAGAAATATGTGACAGGACAACATCAGAGCAAATTGTAGCTGCAGAAaaacatttagcagatgtggGGAATGATTCAGATTTTGAAGAAGATCTTGCTGTGGTTACTGGaaaggatttaaaaaaagatacaaagaaaaaagatttaaaagtaGAATCAGATCATTCAGAAAGTGATGTTATGGATATTGATGATGAAAGTGATGAGGAACTTGAAAATTCTGACATAAACACCAAAGAGAAAAGTAACACAGATGAAGAAAGCCTAGAAACTGATGAAAATGATGAAGATATGGAATCTGATGACCCTGAAGGTGTTTTAAGTAATGACGATGATGAGGACACTGGTTTGAGTGATGAAGAAAGTGATAATGATACAGATAGAGAAAATACTGAATTAGCGGAAAAGAAATCAAACTCAGTGAAATGCAAAGAAAGAGTTGTATCTGAAGAAGGTATTAGTAAAGTATTTAGTGATGATGAAGTTTCTCATTTGTCTGGTGATGATTCAGAAATGGATAATAATATTGAAGAGGTTGATACTAAGAGTAAAGAGAAACCAGATGTTTGGGAAGATATTTATGGACGGAAGAGAGATAAAGAGGGAAACATAATAAAG GAAGAAAAAGGAGTTTACATACCACCACATCTTAGAAACAAAGATTCAGGGTCAGAGAAGGACTTAGCGCAATTGAAGAGGCAAGTTAAAA GTGTGTTAAACAAACTAGCTGGTACAAACCTACATTGGGCGAGTACGTCCATAGAGAATCTTTACCTCAGCAACAGCCGGAACTCAGTTAACACTGCGCTTACGCAGCTCTGGTTAGACGTCACTGTCAGTGTTGCCCTCACACCGGATAGAATGGTGGCAGAACATGCCGCTTTGGTGTCAGTGTTGCATGCTAATGTTGGATCGGAAATTG GTGCGCATTTCTTAGAGGAGTTATCGaagaaatttgattttatgatGATGGACCCGCAGCCTGTTGAAGACAAGAGATTGGATAATTTAGTTTCCTGTTTGGCGCATCTTTATAGTTTTAAG ATATACCACGCCAGTCTTCTCTACGATATTCTCGCACGTTTAGTAGAAGATTTGAGTGAGAAGAACATAGATTGTGTTCTCACTGCACTTAGATGTGTGGGCGGGGTTTTGAGAAAGGAGGAGCCTTTGGCTTTGAAGAACTTCATACAAGACACGCAAGGGAAGGTTGCTCGGATGAATGAGAAGGCTAGTACTGG GTCAAGAATAAAGTTTCTTTTGGAAGTGTTGCTAGctgtgaaaaataataatttgacgaAGATACCGAACTACGATCCGTCATACGTCGAGCATTTGAAGAAAATGTGCAGAGCGATTGTTCGGAAGGGAAATTACGCCACGCCTCTTAATATACGCTTGGAGGATTTATTGAGAg CTCATGAGCGTGGTAAGTGGTGGGTAGTGGGTTCGGCGTGGGAGGGAAATCGTCCCAAAGAAGAAGTAAAGACAGTGACAAACTTCGATCAGAAGTTATTGAAACTCGCCCGGGAGCAAAGAATGAATACGGATGTTAGGAGGAGCATTTTTTGCGTTATTATGTCGGCTCAG GATTACATGGATGCATTTGAGAAACTCCAACATTTAGGATTGAAAGGACAGCAGGAAAGGGAAATTGTGCATGTCCTGCTCGCTTGTTGTCTTcaagagaaaaaatataaccCATATTATGCGGTTTTGGGACAGAAATTGTGCGATACGGATCGGAAATATCAG ttatCAATACAATACTCAGTGTgggataaaataaaagaattggATTCGTTGTCGAAGCAGAGTATGGGCAATTTGGCGCAGTTTTTAATTCATCTTATTATGGAGAAGGGGTTGGCCCTTTCTGTCCTTAag atcaTCGAGTTTTCAGACCTAAACAAGCAAAGTGTCAAATTTATGCGTCAAATACTTTTAGCCATAATCATGAATGCGGATCTCCAAGCTTCATTGGAAACCTTCCACAGAATAGCGAAATCGCCGAAGTTACATATGTTCAGGGAAAGCTTACGATTgtttatacaacattttttaattaaaaatgcggGGAAAAAGAGTGGGATTTTAAGCGACGATGAAATGGCGACACTGAGGGAGAGGAGCGTTGAAGTTGAGAAAATATTGACGGCATATGAGAATAAATTGAGATTGTAA
- the LOC125060820 gene encoding outer mitochondrial transmembrane helix translocase-like isoform X1: MMVEGSAFTRNDVFQMAIRVAFVSAVTYFSIKWLVNQIDPTSKSRKKAEEKAREQLRKVSSRAGLGSKHSVVFDKLTDHEMIIASQLVVPDEISVNWKDIAGLDNLIMELRETVILPIQKRELFADSRLTQPPKGVLLHGPPGCGKTLIAKATAKEANMSFINLDVSMLTDKWYGETQKLAAAVFSLAVKLQPCIVFIDEIESFLRTRNSHDHEATAMMKTQFMSLWDGLITDPSCTVIIMGATNRPQDLDKAIQRRMPATFHVPMPNEFQRERILQLILHKEPVAPDIEYKKLAASSEGFSGSDLHEVCRQAAVYRVRDYAREEMAREKESQDSSNSTESDDEYTDAMRPITMEDLRHSLAKLKESKIQCGSLAPSMRIELD, encoded by the exons ATGATGGTGGAGGGTTCTGCATTTACTCGGAACGATGTGTTTCAAATGGCAATACGTGTGGCATTCGTATCTGCTGTTACTTACTTCTCTATTAAGTGGCTAGTTAATCAGATAGATCCCACTTCGAAAAGTCGAAAGAAAGCAGAGGAAAAGGCGCGGGAACAGTTACGCAA GGTCTCTTCCAGAGCTGGCCTGGGCAGTAAGCACTCAGTGGTGTTTGACAAGTTGACTGACCATGAAATGATCATCGCTTCACAACTAGTGGTCCCAGATGAGATCAGC GTGAACTGGAAGGATATTGCGGGTCTTGACAATTTAATCATGGAACTGCGTGAGACTGTCATTTTGCCTATTCAAAAGCGGGAGTTATTTGCAGACAGTAGACTGACTCAGCCACCAAAGGGAGTCCTTTTGCATGGTCCACCAG gttGTGGAAAGACTTTAATAGCAAAAGCGACAGCAAAGGAAGCAAACATGAGTTTTATTAACCTCGATGTTTCAATGCTAACTGACAAATGGTACGGAGAGACACAAAAGCTAGCAGCTGCCGTCTTCAGTCTTGCTGTTAAGCTTCAGCCATGTATTGTGTTTATAG ATGAAATTGAATCTTTCCTGCGCACACGCAACTCTCACGATCACGAAGCAACGGCCATGATGAAGACCCAGTTCATGTCTCTTTGGGATGGACTTATCACTGACCCCTCTTGTACCGTGATCATTATGG GAGCAACGAATCGACCCCAAGACCTGGACAAGGCGATCCAGCGGCGTATGCCTGCCACTTTCCACGTGCCCATGCCCAACGAGTTCCAGAGGGAGAGGATCCTGCAGTTGATACTTCACAAGGAACCCGTTGCCCCCGAT ATCGAGTACAAGAAATTAGCAGCCAGCTCCGAAGGCTTCTCGGGGTCTGATCTCCACGAAGTGTGTCGTCAGGCGGCTGTCTATCGCGTCAGGGATTACGCCCGAGAGGAGATGGCGAGGGAGAAAGAG TCTCAAGACAGCAGTAACAGTACGGAGTCAGATGACGAATACACAGACGCGATGCGTCCAATCACAATGGAGGACTTACGACATTCCTTGGCCAAGTTGAAGGAGTCCAAGATCCAGTGCGGGTCGCTGGCGCCATCTATGAGGATAGAGCTGGACTAA
- the LOC125060820 gene encoding outer mitochondrial transmembrane helix translocase-like isoform X2 yields MMVEGSAFTRNDVFQMAIRVAFVSAVTYFSIKWLVNQIDPTSKSRKKAEEKAREQLRKAGLGSKHSVVFDKLTDHEMIIASQLVVPDEISVNWKDIAGLDNLIMELRETVILPIQKRELFADSRLTQPPKGVLLHGPPGCGKTLIAKATAKEANMSFINLDVSMLTDKWYGETQKLAAAVFSLAVKLQPCIVFIDEIESFLRTRNSHDHEATAMMKTQFMSLWDGLITDPSCTVIIMGATNRPQDLDKAIQRRMPATFHVPMPNEFQRERILQLILHKEPVAPDIEYKKLAASSEGFSGSDLHEVCRQAAVYRVRDYAREEMAREKESQDSSNSTESDDEYTDAMRPITMEDLRHSLAKLKESKIQCGSLAPSMRIELD; encoded by the exons ATGATGGTGGAGGGTTCTGCATTTACTCGGAACGATGTGTTTCAAATGGCAATACGTGTGGCATTCGTATCTGCTGTTACTTACTTCTCTATTAAGTGGCTAGTTAATCAGATAGATCCCACTTCGAAAAGTCGAAAGAAAGCAGAGGAAAAGGCGCGGGAACAGTTACGCAA AGCTGGCCTGGGCAGTAAGCACTCAGTGGTGTTTGACAAGTTGACTGACCATGAAATGATCATCGCTTCACAACTAGTGGTCCCAGATGAGATCAGC GTGAACTGGAAGGATATTGCGGGTCTTGACAATTTAATCATGGAACTGCGTGAGACTGTCATTTTGCCTATTCAAAAGCGGGAGTTATTTGCAGACAGTAGACTGACTCAGCCACCAAAGGGAGTCCTTTTGCATGGTCCACCAG gttGTGGAAAGACTTTAATAGCAAAAGCGACAGCAAAGGAAGCAAACATGAGTTTTATTAACCTCGATGTTTCAATGCTAACTGACAAATGGTACGGAGAGACACAAAAGCTAGCAGCTGCCGTCTTCAGTCTTGCTGTTAAGCTTCAGCCATGTATTGTGTTTATAG ATGAAATTGAATCTTTCCTGCGCACACGCAACTCTCACGATCACGAAGCAACGGCCATGATGAAGACCCAGTTCATGTCTCTTTGGGATGGACTTATCACTGACCCCTCTTGTACCGTGATCATTATGG GAGCAACGAATCGACCCCAAGACCTGGACAAGGCGATCCAGCGGCGTATGCCTGCCACTTTCCACGTGCCCATGCCCAACGAGTTCCAGAGGGAGAGGATCCTGCAGTTGATACTTCACAAGGAACCCGTTGCCCCCGAT ATCGAGTACAAGAAATTAGCAGCCAGCTCCGAAGGCTTCTCGGGGTCTGATCTCCACGAAGTGTGTCGTCAGGCGGCTGTCTATCGCGTCAGGGATTACGCCCGAGAGGAGATGGCGAGGGAGAAAGAG TCTCAAGACAGCAGTAACAGTACGGAGTCAGATGACGAATACACAGACGCGATGCGTCCAATCACAATGGAGGACTTACGACATTCCTTGGCCAAGTTGAAGGAGTCCAAGATCCAGTGCGGGTCGCTGGCGCCATCTATGAGGATAGAGCTGGACTAA
- the LOC125061032 gene encoding uncharacterized protein LOC125061032, whose protein sequence is MLWQLAVAALVVSVCGHARVWSPPGRATAWRLGFKTPPDYDDTGLNCGGFARQHNKNKGRCGICGDAYDLPSPRPHELGGKFGPGTIVANFTSKQIINVAIEITAFHQGYWYLNLCPDAESQECFDRYPLELKNGGFYFFPHRDGNYTVQYRLPKISCDHCVLQWRYVAGNNWGHCSDGTEGMGCGTQETFGSCSDIRITPEQKKFKFPRKSFGVFTTKRHHYN, encoded by the exons ATGTTGTGGCAACTAGCAGTTGCTGCCTTAGTGGTATCTGTGTGTGGCCATGCCAGGGTCTGGTCACCACCAGGACGAGCCACGGCTTGGCGGTTGGGTTTCAAAACACCGCCTGATTATGACGATACAGGCCTCAATTGCGGTGGTTTTGCCCGACAACATAATAAGAACAAGGGAAG ATGCGGTATCTGTGGTGACGCATATGACCTACCCTCACCGCGACCACACGAACTCGGCGGGAAATTTGGACCAGGCACCATCGTTGCTAACTTCACATCAAAACAGATTATCAATGTTGCCATCGAAATAACAGCTTTTCACCAGGGTTATTGGTACCTTAATCTGTGCCCAGACGCCGAAAGCCAAGAGTGCTTTGACAGATACCCGCTCGAGTTGAAAAATGGCGGGTTTTACTTCTTTCCACACCGAGATGGAAATTATACGGTGCAGTACCGTTTGCCTAAAATATCTTGCGACCATTGTGTCCTACAATGGAGGTATGTAGCTGGGAATAATTGGGGGCATTGTAGCGATGGCACAGAGGGCATGGGGTGTGGGACACAGGAGACGTTTGGGTCGTGTTCGGATATTAGAATAACGCCAGAACAGAAAAAGTTTAAGTTTCCTAGAAAATCTTTTGGTGTGTTTACTACCAAACGGCATCACTACAActaa